The Candidatus Babeliales bacterium genome includes the window AATTGCGTTTTTTGGTTTGTTTCCATAGGTATCCTCACTACAATGATACCCGATTATTGCCGATTTGGCTAATGCTAAAAGTACGAAAATATCGCTAAAATAACTAGTTTTTATAACTTTTTAGGGACCTGCAAGGGTTCTAAGCCGACCTGCCAGTTGAGCAAGTTTAGTTTTAAGGGCCTCGAGGGATCTTTTTACGGGTGCTAAAGGGTTAATTTCTCGTTCATATTTGGAGCGAAAAGCATTTGGTTGGTCCGAGGCAAAAGCTTGTACAAAGAATTTTATAATTGGTGTATCGATGCGGTTGCCAAGAAGCGAGTCAAAGCACAGGGCTATTTTTTTGCCATCGATTTTCATGAGTGCAAGCCCATAGTAGTGTGCAGGGTTGCGTATTTGTATCTTGATGCCAATAAAATAATCGTTTTTGGTTAGTGCTTTATTAAATTTGTTGTTAATTGATTCAATGAGTGCTATAGGCAAATATTCAAGATGAAGATGTCCTAAGATAAAGTTTTCTTCAAAAAGAAATGGGCTGTCGAAAAGTATTTTGTCTAGTTTCAAAATTTGTGTGTAAGGTGGCAAGTACTCGTCTGGGGCTGCGACAACACTGTTTTGTACGGTCATGGTATTTGGTAAAATGACGGTTGATTTTTTTAGCTCTTTCAGCCAGCCCTTAATTTTTTCGATTGCATATCGTTCGTTGTTTATTGTTTGGATAAGTGTTTCAGCGGTTGAGCCGATGCTGGGAATTTTTTTCAAGGTATTAAGAACAAATTCTTGTGCTGCAAGGAGATTTTTGTTTGTGTGGTGACCGCAGTAACCGCCAGCAGTGCTTCCGGCGGGAAGAGGCTTGAGTCCTTCAACTGATGTTACTCCTTGATTGACGACCTCTACCTGAAAGATTTCTAGGCCATTAATATTTTTTTTAACAAGGTAGGGTTCTTCGATGTACTGTTCTGATAAATATGTATTACCATCGTATGGATCAAAAAAAGAAACGGTGGTAGGAGTCCCTGTTTCCAGGTTTACCTTTTTAATATCTTTTTTTTCTAGGGTGCTTACCAAGTCATCATATTTTGGTGAGCCACTTGCAGCACCTGCAAGCCAGCTTGGCCCAGAAAGAAAAATTAGCCAAACAATAGTTCTGAACTTCATCTACCACCTCATTTATAGTTTTTGACCCGAAAATAATTACAGAGATAGTAGAAAAGTCTGCTATTTTTTTGCAAGAGTAACCTAAAAAAATCTATTCTTGGGCTGCCGGCGTTTGCATTGTTTCGTTTAGTTCTAAAGCTTTTTTAATCAGCAGCTCTTTTTTGTCGGCCATTTCTTTCTTTTCATCAAAATAAGAGCGCAGCATGGTTTGTAAGTCCATGTCTACTTTGAGCTGAGCGCGATGCTCACGCGCAGCTATTTTGTGTTTTGGAAAAATACCAACCAGGTACATGGCCTTGCTGCAGGCCCGTTGCAATGCTAGTACGTCAACGTTATCGTTGCTCTCTTCAGGAACATGATAAACAATTTTGACAATAGCGTCGGTCAGATCTTTTTTATTAAGTTGTTCCAAAATTTGTTCTGTTTGGTTGCCTTGAGCTTCCAACTTTACTTCAACTTGGATCATGGGCCGCGTTGTGACTTTAATAAAATCGACGTTGCATGAACTTTGATTGGCTGTCTGTTTGTCGATAGTCACACGACAAAAACCTTTATCTTCTTTGCGTTCGCCAAAATCTACCCGCTCAATGGAGCCGGAATAGACAACCGGGGGAAAGCCCTTGGGGTTGAGGTTTTGGTGGCGGTGCAGGTGCCCAAGAGCTACATAATCAAATGGTGGTATGGCAAGTTGTGAGGGCAAGAAAATGGGGTCAGTGCCAAAGATAGCACATTTTTCAGACCCAGAAAAAATGCCGCTACTCACGGTTAAATGGCCTGCCAAAATTGCTGGCACCGTTGGGTCAAGTTGTTCTGCCAGTGAGTTGATAATTTGTCCTACTTTTTCAGACAAGCATGTTGCAATTTCAGCGTTATTTTTAAAGCGGTGTTCGCTGTTGGCAACCAGCGTGTTGCGTGTTGGCCAGGGAATGCCCACCACTTGGACAGGTCCATTTTTTGTTTTTATAGTTACGCTTTCCGGTTTTGAAAACACATAAAAATTATCAAGTGGCAGGTAGTCAAAAATGTCGAGTGCGTTTGCTTTACCAAAACTGAGCGGGTGGTCGTGATTGCCAATGATAATGGCAACCGGAATTTTTGCCGTGTGCAGCTTGAGCAAAAGAGAACATAAAAGCTTTTGCTGTGTGGGGGTTGGGTACGCTGTTTTGTACGCATCGCCACACAGCAAAAAAAGATCGATGTTTTCTTCAACTGCTTTGTTTACGCACTCTTCAAGTGCATTTTTAAAATCAAGCAATCGGGTATGAATTCCCGTTTTAGCGTCAATTTTTCCGTAATTTTCAACGCCAAAGTGAACGTCCGCGGTGTGGTAAAGCGTGATCATAGTTCGTTATGTTCCGTGTTGGTTGTTTTTACTGCGCCAAGAAAATTGAGCGCTTTTTTGTCATTAGCACATGATGTTTTTTTTTGTAATTTTTCACGCATTTTTTTTGCGTAACCTTCTTTGTTTACCTGTTTTGAACGGCCAATGGCAAGGCTGTCTTGTGCAACGTCGTTAGTAATGGTAGAGCCTGCTGCGGTGTAGGAATCTTTGCCAATGGTAATTGGTGCTACCAGTGTATTGTTGCTGCCAACAAAAGCATTATCTTCGATAACGGTTGGGTGTTTTTGCTCGCCATCATAATTGCATAATACCGTGCCGGCGCCAATATTAACGTTTTGGCCAACGGTGGCATTGCCAAGATACGCCAGGTGTTTCATTTTTGTATGTGCGCCAATGGTTGTTTGTTTAATTTCAACAAAGTTGCCAATTTCTGCATGAGCGCCAATAACAACGTTATTTCTTAAGCGGGCAAACGGGCCAACGTGAGCACCATTTTCAATAATACTGTCTTGAACAACTGAGTGTGAGTGAATGTGAACATCGTCTTGTGTTGTAGTATTTTCTACAATTGAGAAGGCACCAATAGTGTTTTCTTCGCCCAATTTTGTTTTGCCCAACAAATGTACGCCGGTGCCAATAAATGAACCTGCGCCAATTTCAACATCAATATCGATATGAATACTTTGTGCTAACTCAAAGCGTACGCCTTGCAACATCCAGTGTTTAATAAATTCTGATCGTTTAATTTGTTCAACCGACCATAGCTCTTGCAGTGTGTTAATGCCGCGCACATTGTCGTAAGGAACATTAACAACATGTACCGGTAGGCCTTGGTCGCTGGCCATATTTATTAAATCAGTAAAATAAATTTCTCCAGAAGTAGTACTTGGCTTTATATGATGAATATTTTCTTTTAAAAAGCTTTTTTTAATAACGTAAATACCTGCGTTAATGCGATTAAGCGCTCGTTGCTCTTCGGTACAATCTTTGTCTTCAATAATTCTTACTGCGCCGTCATTATAACCAATAACGCGTCCGTAGCCGGCAGGGTCTAAAACCAGTGTTGAGCAAAAAGATATGATTGCTTTGCTTTCTTGGTGTTCAATGAGTAAATTGCGGATCAGCTCTTTTGGCACGAGTGGCGTGTCGCCATACAAAATAAGAATATCTTCCTGGTCCCAGGTTTCTTCAGAGCAAGCAACGGCGTGGCCGGTTCCCTTTTGTTCAGTTTGGATAACAAATTGTGTTTTTGCTATGCCGGCTTTTTCAATTTCGTTTCTTACTTCTTGGGCTTGATAGCCCAAGACAAGCGTCATGGGAAGATTGAGATCTTCTAAAACTTTGAGTGGGTATAAAATCATGCTTCTGCCGCAAATGTTAAAAAGCATTTTTGTTTTTTTTGTTTTAAAGCGGCTTGCTTGTCCTGCGGCCAAAACAATAGCCTGTGCATTCCAATTGATTCGTGTGTTTTCCATCAGACGCTCCTTTTAATTAAGCATAATTGTTCTGAATTTTTTATTGTTGTTTTTATCAAAATGATTTTACTTCTTTTAAAGGGTGCTTTAAACTTAGCTGGCTTGAAAAGCTTTTTGTAAAGATATATGCTAAAATACTGATAAAGCAAATTATTTTTTAATTTTTTTGTTTTCTTTGATACTACGCGCACGTTCGATTTTGGAGAGATGGCTGAGTGGTCGAAAGCGGCTGCCTCGAAAGCAGTTATCCCGTTAACCCGGGATCATGGGTTCGAATCCCATTCTCTCCTCTCCGTCTACGCCTGTTGTGGCTAAGACGGACAGGCACCCTACGCCGTTCATCCTGAAGAGCAACTTGTTGGGTCTTGAAAGGTTGCTGGCAGGCTCTTTTTTTTAGAGATTATTTCTTGGAGTAAGTTCATGGAGAAAGATATCGTAGTTCCTAGTAAACAGATTGTGTCTGGCATTAAATATGACCAGCTTGTCAATGTTGTACCCAAAGATTGGGGCCATGAAGAGTGGATTGTCAACAATGCAAAATACTGTGGTAAAAAGTTGGTGTTTAATACCGGTTGCCGTTCGCTGCATTATCACAAAATAAAAGAAGAAACGTTTTATGTTGTTTCTGGTAAAGTTTATGTTGAGCTTATTGATGGTAACCAAAAGATTAATCGTGTTATGGAGCCAGGCGACACGCAGCATATTGTGCCGGGACTTTGGCACCGGATTACCGCTTTACAGCCTTCTGAAGTGATGGAATTTTCTACGTTTCACATGGACGAAGATTCGTATCGCATTGAAGCAAGCGGCACAATTGATCTGCGCGAGCTTGGTTTTTAAGTGGTACGCATGATGATTACTATGAATTTCAAAAAATATCTCTTGCTGTTTGCCGTTGTTACAGCTCCTGTTGTGGGGATATTTTTTTTTTGATTCAGCGCAACATGCTCATTATTCATTGGGCATGGTCTCATACGCCGGTTAAAAGTACTGAAGTTCAAGCATTGCAGGCGGTAGTGCGCAAGCCGGTTATCTATCATTTTTTTAAACATGATAAGTTTGATCATGAACAAGCTTTTTTAATGTGGCATAAGCATGATCTTGGGCATAATGTTAAGCATTTAGTGAATGGTTGGCTTGTGTGTGTGCAAGAAGAGCGCCTGGTTGACCATGCGGTGCGGCTTGAGGCGGTGTTATTTTCTTTGTATAACCAAGAAGTTTATCTTTCGTTTACGCAATCATTGTTTAAAAAAGATGATTCAATTGCAAAGAAATGGCAGTTGGTTGAATGTTTTTTAAAGACATTACGTGAAGCAGGGATAGATATTCGCGCTGTTTCGTTTTTGGTTGACCATCAACCAATTAGTGATGAACATCTTGATTTTTCTCAATCGTGGCCTTTAGAAGGTTTTGTAAAATAGAGTTTTCTTTTGGACATTATTTTTGTTGCGTAGCACTTTTTTGTTTGCTATAACCAACCAAGTTGTTGAGTCCGTTGATTAACGGGGAACTAATTATCTTTTAGCGCGAGGAGAGAAGCGATGAAGAAGATCAAGAAGCTGGTAGCATATGCGTTTGTTGGGGTTATGGCATTTGACGCAGGTGTGAGCGCAGAATGTCCCTATATGTGCAAGAGTGAGACTAAAAAAATTGCCACATCAACATTCTTGAGCGATCTTGCCAAGACTTGTGACAAAGTTGGTAAAGCGGTTGGAGCGCAAGACCAAAAACAGCGACAACAAGCTGCATGTGAGATTGTAGGATCTTTGTTATCATTAGCGGCAAATGTGACTGAAAAAAATGAAAAAGATCGAGCTGCAAAATCAGCTGATCAAACAACACGTATTGCACAAGGCATTGAAGAAATTATGTGTGCTTCAAGCGAATGCCGATCTGTTGATGGCACTTGTAATCGGACAGTTTTGACACCTGACAAAAAAAGACTTGCGGCAATTGAACGCAAAATAAGCATGAATGACAAAGAATTTTCTGAAAATTTCTTTGCAAGTATTACCCCTTTTGTGCAAGAAAATATTGTTGCTGTGGTAAAACACCTGAAAAATAATCGTACACAATTTCGTGATCAAACCATTGAAGATATGGCAATAGACTTTACCGATGGTGTTATGGAAAATATTGACAAGCCTGTTACAACCCCAGATGGCCAACCGGTAGTTGATGATGGTACGCAAGTTTCGCAAGAAGTTTTGACGTTAATGGGTTCTATTTGGCATCTGGTAAAAAAAGTTTTAAAACAAAATAAGCATGCATTAACGTATCTTAAAGAGCAAGCAATTTTGTTGAGTGCTTACATGTACGAGCGTATTGTTGGCGAAGTACAAGAAGACTTTTTTGAAAAGATGGAAGAATCAATGAAGCCGGAAAATAAATAAAATATTCATGAATAAGACTACCTCGTGGTTAAAACAGATTCAAAAAAATAAGGGCGTTCAGTTTTATAACCAGAATAGCCTGTTTGGAGAGCAAACTGAAAGGTTTGCTCTCCTTAATTTTCTCTATACCAATCCTCTTGGCAAAATGCTGCGCTTGCTTGCTCGACATCGTTTTATGGCCAAGATTTTTGCTGTGTACCAAAATTCAGGTTTGACCAAATCTAAAATACAGCCGTTTATTGAGCGGTATAAGATTTGCATGAATGATTTTGTTGTTCCTGAACATGGCTATCATTCGTTTAACAATTTTTTTACGCGTGCCTTAAAACCTGGAGCGCGGTTGATTGATCAGCGTGATACGGTGCTGGTTAGTCCTGCCGATGCAAAATGCTTTGTGCTTGAAAATCTGCAAGGTGATAACGAATTTTTTGTTAAAAACTGTCGTTTTAAATTGGCAGATTTTTTAAAAGATAGTGAGTTGGCTGGTCAGTATGAGCAAGGGACTATGATGGTTTTTAGGCTGGCGCCCTACGATTATCATCGCTATCACTTTCCTACCGATTGTTTTGTGCAAAAATCAGAAATTATTCATGGCCATTTAGAGTCTGTTAACCCCATTACTTTTGCAACCGGCTTGCAGCCATTGGTGCAAAACGAGCGCCATCTCATTACTTTACAAACAAAAAAATTTGGTGATATCCTCATGATTATTGTTGGCGCCATGCTGGTGGGAAAAATAGTAGAAACGCATCGCGTCTGCCAAAATTATAAAAAAGGCGAAGAGGCTGGCTTGTTTGAATTTGGTGGATCAACGGTAGTTTTATTGTTTAAAAAAGATATGATCAAGCTACGAGCAGATCTGCTAAAAAATTCTTCTGAAAAAAAAGAGACAGTTGTAAAAATGGGCGAAGCAGTGAGTGTTTGAGAAAGGAACGGGAGTAATGGAAATTTATCCTTCATTAATTTCGTGTGATGTTCTGAATTTAGCAACAACATTAACAACGCTGAACGCTCATGTTGATGGGTATCATATTGACATTATGGACGACCACTTTGTTCCTAATCTTACTTGGGGGCCAACATTGGTAAACGCTTTGGCGGGTGCCACAACTAAGCCGCTGCAACTACATTTAATGGTCGACAATCCGGCTTCGTGGGTGAGTCGTTTGCAGTTGCAAGCGAAAGATAGCTTTGTTTTTCATCGCGAAGTATTAAAAGATGTTCGCGATGGCATGCGACTTATTGAAGAGCTGCAAAAGCGAGGTATAAAAACAGGGCTTGCGCTTAACCCTCAAACGGGTCTTGAAAAGCTTACTCCCTTTGCCGAGTTGCTTGATGAAGTACTTTT containing:
- a CDS encoding exonuclease SbcCD subunit D produces the protein MITLYHTADVHFGVENYGKIDAKTGIHTRLLDFKNALEECVNKAVEENIDLFLLCGDAYKTAYPTPTQQKLLCSLLLKLHTAKIPVAIIIGNHDHPLSFGKANALDIFDYLPLDNFYVFSKPESVTIKTKNGPVQVVGIPWPTRNTLVANSEHRFKNNAEIATCLSEKVGQIINSLAEQLDPTVPAILAGHLTVSSGIFSGSEKCAIFGTDPIFLPSQLAIPPFDYVALGHLHRHQNLNPKGFPPVVYSGSIERVDFGERKEDKGFCRVTIDKQTANQSSCNVDFIKVTTRPMIQVEVKLEAQGNQTEQILEQLNKKDLTDAIVKIVYHVPEESNDNVDVLALQRACSKAMYLVGIFPKHKIAAREHRAQLKVDMDLQTMLRSYFDEKKEMADKKELLIKKALELNETMQTPAAQE
- the glmU gene encoding bifunctional UDP-N-acetylglucosamine diphosphorylase/glucosamine-1-phosphate N-acetyltransferase GlmU gives rise to the protein MENTRINWNAQAIVLAAGQASRFKTKKTKMLFNICGRSMILYPLKVLEDLNLPMTLVLGYQAQEVRNEIEKAGIAKTQFVIQTEQKGTGHAVACSEETWDQEDILILYGDTPLVPKELIRNLLIEHQESKAIISFCSTLVLDPAGYGRVIGYNDGAVRIIEDKDCTEEQRALNRINAGIYVIKKSFLKENIHHIKPSTTSGEIYFTDLINMASDQGLPVHVVNVPYDNVRGINTLQELWSVEQIKRSEFIKHWMLQGVRFELAQSIHIDIDVEIGAGSFIGTGVHLLGKTKLGEENTIGAFSIVENTTTQDDVHIHSHSVVQDSIIENGAHVGPFARLRNNVVIGAHAEIGNFVEIKQTTIGAHTKMKHLAYLGNATVGQNVNIGAGTVLCNYDGEQKHPTVIEDNAFVGSNNTLVAPITIGKDSYTAAGSTITNDVAQDSLAIGRSKQVNKEGYAKKMREKLQKKTSCANDKKALNFLGAVKTTNTEHNEL
- a CDS encoding cupin domain-containing protein is translated as MEKDIVVPSKQIVSGIKYDQLVNVVPKDWGHEEWIVNNAKYCGKKLVFNTGCRSLHYHKIKEETFYVVSGKVYVELIDGNQKINRVMEPGDTQHIVPGLWHRITALQPSEVMEFSTFHMDEDSYRIEASGTIDLRELGF
- the asd gene encoding archaetidylserine decarboxylase (Phosphatidylserine decarboxylase is synthesized as a single chain precursor. Generation of the pyruvoyl active site from a Ser is coupled to cleavage of a Gly-Ser bond between the larger (beta) and smaller (alpha chains). It is an integral membrane protein.), whose protein sequence is MNKTTSWLKQIQKNKGVQFYNQNSLFGEQTERFALLNFLYTNPLGKMLRLLARHRFMAKIFAVYQNSGLTKSKIQPFIERYKICMNDFVVPEHGYHSFNNFFTRALKPGARLIDQRDTVLVSPADAKCFVLENLQGDNEFFVKNCRFKLADFLKDSELAGQYEQGTMMVFRLAPYDYHRYHFPTDCFVQKSEIIHGHLESVNPITFATGLQPLVQNERHLITLQTKKFGDILMIIVGAMLVGKIVETHRVCQNYKKGEEAGLFEFGGSTVVLLFKKDMIKLRADLLKNSSEKKETVVKMGEAVSV
- a CDS encoding ribulose-phosphate 3-epimerase, with the protein product MEIYPSLISCDVLNLATTLTTLNAHVDGYHIDIMDDHFVPNLTWGPTLVNALAGATTKPLQLHLMVDNPASWVSRLQLQAKDSFVFHREVLKDVRDGMRLIEELQKRGIKTGLALNPQTGLEKLTPFAELLDEVLLMSVNPGFSGQKFIESARDKVPALVQLREQENFNFKICMDGGIGPDNICSLQQVGVDMVSVASAIFSSKNYVEALKNLYSLLGKSEKST